From Penaeus chinensis breed Huanghai No. 1 chromosome 43, ASM1920278v2, whole genome shotgun sequence, a single genomic window includes:
- the LOC125048228 gene encoding heat shock 70 kDa protein cognate 5-like: MLSKAKLLATNLCALSARQHVAQRVQQASAQGFLSQRDNLSMQTRFKSDGVKGAVIGIDLGTTNSCVAVMEGKNAKVITNAEGDRTTPSIVAFTKDGERLVGIQAKRQAVTNSGNTFYATKRLIGRKYDDSEIKKDRDTVAFKIVRASNGDAWVQAGDGQVYSPSQIGAFTLIKMKETAEAYLNTAVKNAVITVPAYFNDSQRQATKDAGQISGLNVLRVINEPTAAALAYGMDKTDDKIIAVYDLGGGTFDISVLEIQKGVFEVKSTNGDTFLGGEDFDNHLVNFLASEFKREQGVDVTKDNMAMQRLKEASEKAKIELSSSTQTDINLPYLTMDASGPKHMMYKLTRSKFESIVDKLIKRTVDPCLKAIKDAECGKSEIGEVILVGGMTRMPKVVSTVQDIFGRAPSKSVNPDEAVAVGAAIQGGVLAGDVTDVLLLDVTPLSLGIETLGGVMTKLINRNTTIPTRKSQVFSTAADGQTQVEIKVHQGEREMANDNKLLGQFSLIGIPPAPRGVPQIEVTFDIDANGIVHVSARDKGTGKEQQIVIQSSGGLSKDEIENMIKNAERYAEEDKKRKEVVEAINQGESIIHDTESKMEEFKDQLPTDETQKLKEQLSTVKDLLANKDSADPEEIKQKVSELQQASLKLFEMAYKKMASERESSSSSGESKDKKEGEGQQ, translated from the exons GCTTCAGCCCAGGGATTCCTTTCCCAAAGGGATAACCTAAGCATGCAGACAAGATTCAA GTCAGATGGAGTGAAGGGTGCAGTCATTGGCATAGATTTAGGCACCACAAATTCATGTGTGGCAGTCATGGAGGGCAAGAATGCCAAGGTGATCACAAATGCTGAAGGAGACCGCACCACACCCTCTATTGTAGCATTTACTAAGG ATGGGGAACGGCTTGTGGGTATTCAGGCCAAGCGACAGGCCGTCACCAACTCTGGCAATACATTCTATGCTACCAAAAGACTGATTGGTAGGAAGTATGATGActcggagataaagaaagacag AGACACTGTAGCTTTTAAGATTGTGCGAGCAAGCAATGGTGATGCTTGGGTGCAGGCTGGCGATGGGCAGGTGTATTCTCCATCTCAGATTGGTGCTTTTACCCTGATTAAGATGAAAGAAACTGCTGAGGCTTACCTGAATACTGCTGTCAAGAATGCAGTCATCACTGTTCCTGCCTACTTCAATGACTCCCAGCGACAG GCCACAAAAGATGCTGGACAAATTTCAGGATTGAATGTCCTTCGTGTTATTAATGAGCCTACTGCTGCTGCTCTTGCCTATGGCATGGACAAAACTGATGATAAAAT CATTGCTGTGTATGACTTGGGTGGTGGAACTTTTGATATCTCTGTCCTGGAAATTCAGAAGGGTGTCTTCGAGGTGAAGTCTACCAATGGTGATACTTTCCTTGGCGGAGAAGATTTTGACAATCACCTTGTGAATTTCCTTGCTTCAGAATTCAAGCGAGAG CAAGGCGTTGATGTCACAAAGGACAACATGGCAATGCAACGTCTGAAGGAAGCTTCAGAAAAGGCAAAGATTGAACTATCATCCTCCACACAGACTGACATTAACCTGCCTTACCTTACCATGGATGCTTCAGGCCCAAAGCACATGATGTACAAG CTGACCCGATCCAAGTTTGAGAGCATCGTGGACAAGCTAATTAAGCGCACTGTGGACCCCTGCCTCAAGGCTATCAAAGATGCTGAGTGTGGCAAGTCTGAGATCGGAGAAGTCATCCTTGTCGGTGGCATGACCAGGATGCCCAAG GTGGTTTCTACTGTGCAAGACATCTTTGGCCGCGCCCCAAGCAAGTCGGTGAATCCTGATGAAGCTGTGGCTGTGGGAGCTGCTATCCAGGGTGGAGTGCTTGCTGGTGATGTAACAGATGTGCTGCTTCTTGATGTGACTCCTCTATCTCTGGGTATTGAGACACTGGGAGGAGTCATGACTAAGCTAATCAACAGGAACACCACCATCCCCACACGCAAATCACAG GTATTCTCCACAGCTGCTGATGGCCAGACCCAGGTAGAGATCAAGGTTCACCAAGGGGAGCGTGAAATGGCCAATGACAATAAGTTGTTGGGCCAGTTCAGCTTGATTGGCATTCCTCCTGCCCCCCGTGGTGTACCCCAGATTGAAGTCACCTTTGATATTGATGCTAATGGTATTGTCCATGTGTCTGCAAGAGACAAGGGCACTGGCAAGGAACAACAGA TTGTGATCCAATCATCTGGCGGTCTGAGCAAGGATGAGATCGAGAACATGATCAAGAATGCCGAACGGTATGCAGAGGAAGACAAGAAACGTAAGGAGGTTGTGGAGGCCATCAATCAGGGTGAGAGCATCATTCATGACACTGAGAGCAAGATGGAGGAGTTTAAGGATCAACTCCCAACTGATGAG ACTCAAAAGTTGAAGGAGCAGCTGTCTACTGTGAAGGACCTCTTGGCAAATAAAGACTCTGCAGACCCAGAGGAAATCAAGCAAAAGGTCAGCGAGCTCCAGCAAGCCTCACTCAAGCTCTTCGAGATGGCCTATAAGAAG ATGGCATCTGAGAGAGAGTCATCGAGCAGCAGTGGTGAGAGCAAGgacaaaaaggaaggagagggacagcaGTAG